The following proteins are co-located in the Theropithecus gelada isolate Dixy chromosome 19, Tgel_1.0, whole genome shotgun sequence genome:
- the LOC112613072 gene encoding leukocyte immunoglobulin-like receptor subfamily B member 3 isoform X6, whose product MTPALTALLCLGLSLDTRTHVQAGPLPNPALWAEPGSVIIRGSPVTIWCQGTLEAQEYRLDKEGSPEPWDTQKPLEPRNKARFSIPFITEHHAGRFRCHYYSPTGWSERSDPLELVVTGVYSKPTLSVLPSPVVASGGNMTLRCVSQRGYHHFVLIEEGEHRLCRTLDSQQLHSGWYQALFPVGPVTTSHRWTFRCYGYYRNTPQVWSHPSDPLELLASGVSRKPSLLTLQSPVVAPGETLTLQCGSDVGYDRFALYKEGERDFLQCPGQQPQAGLSQANFTLGPVKGSHGGQYRCYGTHNLSFGWSAPSDTLDILIAGQFYDTVSLSVQPGPTVASGENVTLLCQSWGQFHTFLLTKEGAAHPPLRLRSKYRAHKYQAEFPLSPVTSAHAGTYRCYGSHSYSPHLLSVPSDPLELVVSGPSGGSNSPPTGPPSTPGGLEDHPLNPSGSSPQSGLGRYLEALIGVSVAFVLLLFLLLFLVLRRQRQSKHKISDQRKTDFQRPAGAAEPEPKDRGLLRRSSAAADVQEENLYAAVKDTQPEDGVELDSQAAASEDPQDVTYAQLQSLTLRREATEPPPSQEGEPPAEPSVYATLAIH is encoded by the exons GGCTGAGTCTGGACACCAGGACCCACGTGCAGGCAG GGCCCCTCCCCAACCCCGCCCTCTGGGCTGAGCCTGGCTCTGTGATCATCCGGGGGAGCCCCGTGACCATCTGGTGTCAGGGGaccctggaggcccaggagtaCCGTCTGGATAAAGAGGGAAGCCCAGAGCCCTGGGACACACAGAaaccactggagcccaggaacAAGGCCAGATTCTCCATCCCATTCATCACAGAGCACCATGCAGGGAGATTTCGCTGTCACTATTACAGCCCTACAGGCTGGTCAGAGCGCAGTGACCCCCTGGAGCTGGTGGTGACAG GAGTCTACAGCAAACCCACCCTCTCAGTCCTGCCCAGCCCTGTGGTGGCCTCAGGAGGGAACATGACCCTCCGATGTGTCTCACAGCGGGGATATCACCATTTTGTTCTGATTGAGGAAGGAGAACACAGGCTCTGCCGGACCCTGGACTCACAGCAGCTCCACAGTGGGTGGTACCAGGCCCTGTTCCCTGTGGGCCCCGTGACCACCAGCCACAGGTGGACGTTCAGATGCTATGGATACTACAGGAACACCCCCCAGGTGTGGTCCCACCCCAGTGACCCCCTGgagcttctggcctcag GCGTGTCTAGGAAGCCCTCCCTCCTGACCCTGCAGAGCCCTGTCGTGGCCCCTGGAGAGACCCTGACCCTGCAGTGTGGCTCTGATGTTGGCTACGACAGATTTGCTCTGTACAAGGAGGGGGAACGTGACTTCCTCCAGTGCCCTGGCCAGCAGCCCCAGGCTGGGCTCTCCCAGGCCAACTTCACCCTGGGCCCTGTGAAGGGCTCCCACGGGGGCCAGTACAGATGCTACGGTACACACAACCTCTCCTTCGGGTGGTCGGCCCCCAGCGATACCCTGGACATCCTGATCGCAG GACAGTTCTATGACACGGTCTCCCTCTCGGTGCAGCCGGGCCCCACGGTGGCCTCAGGAGAGAACGTGACCCTGCTGTGTcagtcatgggggcagttccaCACTTTCCTTCTGACCAAGGAGGGGGCAGCCCATCCCCCGCTACGTCTGAGATCAAAGTACCGAGCTCATAAGTACCAGGCTGAATTCCCCTTGAGTCCTGTGACCTCAGCCCACGCGGGGACCTACAGGTGCTACGGCTCACACAGCTACAGCCCCCACCTGCTGTCTGTCCCCAGTGACCCCCTGGAGCTCGTGGTCTCAG GACCCTCTGGAGGCTCCAACTCCCCACCCACAGGGCCACCCTCCACCCCTG GAGGCCTTGAGGACCATCCCCTCAACCCCTCAGGGTCAAGTCCCCAGAGTG GTCTGGGGAGATACCTGGAGGCTTTGATTGGGGTCTCGGTGGCCTTCGTCctgctgctcttcctcctcctcttcctcgtcCTCCGACGTCAACGTCAGAGCAAACACAAGATATCGG ACCAGAGAAAGACTGATTTCCAGCGTCCTGCAGGGGCTGCAGAGCCAGAGCCCAAGGACAGGGGCCTGCTGAGGAG GTCCAGCGCAGCTGCTGACGTCCAGGAAGAAAACCTct ATGCTGCCGTGAAGGACACACAGCCTGAGGATGGGGTGGAGCTGGACAGTCAG GCTGCTGCATCTGAAGACCCCCAGGATGTGACCTACGCCCAGCTGCAGAGCTTGACCCTCAGACGGGAGGCAACTGAGCCTCCTCCATCCCAGGAAGGGGAACCTCCAGCTGAGCCCAGCGTCTACGCCACCTTGGCCATCCACTAG
- the LOC112613072 gene encoding leukocyte immunoglobulin-like receptor subfamily B member 3 isoform X8, protein MTPALTALLCLGLSLDTRTHVQAGPLPNPALWAEPGSVIIRGSPVTIWCQGTLEAQEYRLDKEGSPEPWDTQKPLEPRNKARFSIPFITEHHAGRFRCHYYSPTGWSERSDPLELVVTGVYSKPTLSVLPSPVVASGGNMTLRCVSQRGYHHFVLIEEGEHRLCRTLDSQQLHSGWYQALFPVGPVTTSHRWTFRCYGYYRNTPQVWSHPSDPLELLASGVSRKPSLLTLQSPVVAPGETLTLQCGSDVGYDRFALYKEGERDFLQCPGQQPQAGLSQANFTLGPVKGSHGGQYRCYGTHNLSFGWSAPSDTLDILIAGQFYDTVSLSVQPGPTVASGENVTLLCQSWGQFHTFLLTKEGAAHPPLRLRSKYRAHKYQAEFPLSPVTSAHAGTYRCYGSHSYSPHLLSVPSDPLELVVSGPSGGSNSPPTGPPSTPGGLEDHPLNPSGSSPQSGLGRYLEALIGVSVAFVLLLFLLLFLVLRRQRQSKHKISGEKTDFQRPAGAAEPEPKDRGLLRRSSAAADVQEENLYAAVKDTQPEDGVELDSQAAASEDPQDVTYAQLQSLTLRREATEPPPSQEGEPPAEPSVYATLAIH, encoded by the exons GGCTGAGTCTGGACACCAGGACCCACGTGCAGGCAG GGCCCCTCCCCAACCCCGCCCTCTGGGCTGAGCCTGGCTCTGTGATCATCCGGGGGAGCCCCGTGACCATCTGGTGTCAGGGGaccctggaggcccaggagtaCCGTCTGGATAAAGAGGGAAGCCCAGAGCCCTGGGACACACAGAaaccactggagcccaggaacAAGGCCAGATTCTCCATCCCATTCATCACAGAGCACCATGCAGGGAGATTTCGCTGTCACTATTACAGCCCTACAGGCTGGTCAGAGCGCAGTGACCCCCTGGAGCTGGTGGTGACAG GAGTCTACAGCAAACCCACCCTCTCAGTCCTGCCCAGCCCTGTGGTGGCCTCAGGAGGGAACATGACCCTCCGATGTGTCTCACAGCGGGGATATCACCATTTTGTTCTGATTGAGGAAGGAGAACACAGGCTCTGCCGGACCCTGGACTCACAGCAGCTCCACAGTGGGTGGTACCAGGCCCTGTTCCCTGTGGGCCCCGTGACCACCAGCCACAGGTGGACGTTCAGATGCTATGGATACTACAGGAACACCCCCCAGGTGTGGTCCCACCCCAGTGACCCCCTGgagcttctggcctcag GCGTGTCTAGGAAGCCCTCCCTCCTGACCCTGCAGAGCCCTGTCGTGGCCCCTGGAGAGACCCTGACCCTGCAGTGTGGCTCTGATGTTGGCTACGACAGATTTGCTCTGTACAAGGAGGGGGAACGTGACTTCCTCCAGTGCCCTGGCCAGCAGCCCCAGGCTGGGCTCTCCCAGGCCAACTTCACCCTGGGCCCTGTGAAGGGCTCCCACGGGGGCCAGTACAGATGCTACGGTACACACAACCTCTCCTTCGGGTGGTCGGCCCCCAGCGATACCCTGGACATCCTGATCGCAG GACAGTTCTATGACACGGTCTCCCTCTCGGTGCAGCCGGGCCCCACGGTGGCCTCAGGAGAGAACGTGACCCTGCTGTGTcagtcatgggggcagttccaCACTTTCCTTCTGACCAAGGAGGGGGCAGCCCATCCCCCGCTACGTCTGAGATCAAAGTACCGAGCTCATAAGTACCAGGCTGAATTCCCCTTGAGTCCTGTGACCTCAGCCCACGCGGGGACCTACAGGTGCTACGGCTCACACAGCTACAGCCCCCACCTGCTGTCTGTCCCCAGTGACCCCCTGGAGCTCGTGGTCTCAG GACCCTCTGGAGGCTCCAACTCCCCACCCACAGGGCCACCCTCCACCCCTG GAGGCCTTGAGGACCATCCCCTCAACCCCTCAGGGTCAAGTCCCCAGAGTG GTCTGGGGAGATACCTGGAGGCTTTGATTGGGGTCTCGGTGGCCTTCGTCctgctgctcttcctcctcctcttcctcgtcCTCCGACGTCAACGTCAGAGCAAACACAAGATATCGGGTGA AAAGACTGATTTCCAGCGTCCTGCAGGGGCTGCAGAGCCAGAGCCCAAGGACAGGGGCCTGCTGAGGAG GTCCAGCGCAGCTGCTGACGTCCAGGAAGAAAACCTct ATGCTGCCGTGAAGGACACACAGCCTGAGGATGGGGTGGAGCTGGACAGTCAG GCTGCTGCATCTGAAGACCCCCAGGATGTGACCTACGCCCAGCTGCAGAGCTTGACCCTCAGACGGGAGGCAACTGAGCCTCCTCCATCCCAGGAAGGGGAACCTCCAGCTGAGCCCAGCGTCTACGCCACCTTGGCCATCCACTAG
- the LOC112613072 gene encoding leukocyte immunoglobulin-like receptor subfamily B member 3 isoform X3: MTPALTALLCLGLSLDTRTHVQAGPLPNPALWAEPGSVIIRGSPVTIWCQGTLEAQEYRLDKEGSPEPWDTQKPLEPRNKARFSIPFITEHHAGRFRCHYYSPTGWSERSDPLELVVTGVYSKPTLSVLPSPVVASGGNMTLRCVSQRGYHHFVLIEEGEHRLCRTLDSQQLHSGWYQALFPVGPVTTSHRWTFRCYGYYRNTPQVWSHPSDPLELLASGVSRKPSLLTLQSPVVAPGETLTLQCGSDVGYDRFALYKEGERDFLQCPGQQPQAGLSQANFTLGPVKGSHGGQYRCYGTHNLSFGWSAPSDTLDILIAGQFYDTVSLSVQPGPTVASGENVTLLCQSWGQFHTFLLTKEGAAHPPLRLRSKYRAHKYQAEFPLSPVTSAHAGTYRCYGSHSYSPHLLSVPSDPLELVVSGPSGGSNSPPTGPPSTPGGLEDHPLNPSGSSPQSGLGRYLEALIGVSVAFVLLLFLLLFLVLRRQRQSKHKISDQRKTDFQRPAGAAEPEPKDRGLLRRSSAAADVQEENLYAAVKDTQPEDGVELDSQVRPRPCPGHQRPPASSPPSPLSEEFLDTKDTQAEEDRQMDTQAAASEDPQDVTYAQLQSLTLRREATEPPPSQEGEPPAEPSVYATLAIH, from the exons GGCTGAGTCTGGACACCAGGACCCACGTGCAGGCAG GGCCCCTCCCCAACCCCGCCCTCTGGGCTGAGCCTGGCTCTGTGATCATCCGGGGGAGCCCCGTGACCATCTGGTGTCAGGGGaccctggaggcccaggagtaCCGTCTGGATAAAGAGGGAAGCCCAGAGCCCTGGGACACACAGAaaccactggagcccaggaacAAGGCCAGATTCTCCATCCCATTCATCACAGAGCACCATGCAGGGAGATTTCGCTGTCACTATTACAGCCCTACAGGCTGGTCAGAGCGCAGTGACCCCCTGGAGCTGGTGGTGACAG GAGTCTACAGCAAACCCACCCTCTCAGTCCTGCCCAGCCCTGTGGTGGCCTCAGGAGGGAACATGACCCTCCGATGTGTCTCACAGCGGGGATATCACCATTTTGTTCTGATTGAGGAAGGAGAACACAGGCTCTGCCGGACCCTGGACTCACAGCAGCTCCACAGTGGGTGGTACCAGGCCCTGTTCCCTGTGGGCCCCGTGACCACCAGCCACAGGTGGACGTTCAGATGCTATGGATACTACAGGAACACCCCCCAGGTGTGGTCCCACCCCAGTGACCCCCTGgagcttctggcctcag GCGTGTCTAGGAAGCCCTCCCTCCTGACCCTGCAGAGCCCTGTCGTGGCCCCTGGAGAGACCCTGACCCTGCAGTGTGGCTCTGATGTTGGCTACGACAGATTTGCTCTGTACAAGGAGGGGGAACGTGACTTCCTCCAGTGCCCTGGCCAGCAGCCCCAGGCTGGGCTCTCCCAGGCCAACTTCACCCTGGGCCCTGTGAAGGGCTCCCACGGGGGCCAGTACAGATGCTACGGTACACACAACCTCTCCTTCGGGTGGTCGGCCCCCAGCGATACCCTGGACATCCTGATCGCAG GACAGTTCTATGACACGGTCTCCCTCTCGGTGCAGCCGGGCCCCACGGTGGCCTCAGGAGAGAACGTGACCCTGCTGTGTcagtcatgggggcagttccaCACTTTCCTTCTGACCAAGGAGGGGGCAGCCCATCCCCCGCTACGTCTGAGATCAAAGTACCGAGCTCATAAGTACCAGGCTGAATTCCCCTTGAGTCCTGTGACCTCAGCCCACGCGGGGACCTACAGGTGCTACGGCTCACACAGCTACAGCCCCCACCTGCTGTCTGTCCCCAGTGACCCCCTGGAGCTCGTGGTCTCAG GACCCTCTGGAGGCTCCAACTCCCCACCCACAGGGCCACCCTCCACCCCTG GAGGCCTTGAGGACCATCCCCTCAACCCCTCAGGGTCAAGTCCCCAGAGTG GTCTGGGGAGATACCTGGAGGCTTTGATTGGGGTCTCGGTGGCCTTCGTCctgctgctcttcctcctcctcttcctcgtcCTCCGACGTCAACGTCAGAGCAAACACAAGATATCGG ACCAGAGAAAGACTGATTTCCAGCGTCCTGCAGGGGCTGCAGAGCCAGAGCCCAAGGACAGGGGCCTGCTGAGGAG GTCCAGCGCAGCTGCTGACGTCCAGGAAGAAAACCTct ATGCTGCCGTGAAGGACACACAGCCTGAGGATGGGGTGGAGCTGGACAGTCAGGTGAGACCCCGCCCCTGTCCCGGGCACCAAAGACCTCCTG catcctcccctccctccccactgtcCGAGGAATTCCTGGACACAAAGGACACACAGGCGGAAGAGGACAGGCAGATGGACACTCAG GCTGCTGCATCTGAAGACCCCCAGGATGTGACCTACGCCCAGCTGCAGAGCTTGACCCTCAGACGGGAGGCAACTGAGCCTCCTCCATCCCAGGAAGGGGAACCTCCAGCTGAGCCCAGCGTCTACGCCACCTTGGCCATCCACTAG
- the LOC112613072 gene encoding leukocyte immunoglobulin-like receptor subfamily B member 3 isoform X2 produces the protein MTPALTALLCLGLSLDTRTHVQAGPLPNPALWAEPGSVIIRGSPVTIWCQGTLEAQEYRLDKEGSPEPWDTQKPLEPRNKARFSIPFITEHHAGRFRCHYYSPTGWSERSDPLELVVTGVYSKPTLSVLPSPVVASGGNMTLRCVSQRGYHHFVLIEEGEHRLCRTLDSQQLHSGWYQALFPVGPVTTSHRWTFRCYGYYRNTPQVWSHPSDPLELLASGVSRKPSLLTLQSPVVAPGETLTLQCGSDVGYDRFALYKEGERDFLQCPGQQPQAGLSQANFTLGPVKGSHGGQYRCYGTHNLSFGWSAPSDTLDILIAGQFYDTVSLSVQPGPTVASGENVTLLCQSWGQFHTFLLTKEGAAHPPLRLRSKYRAHKYQAEFPLSPVTSAHAGTYRCYGSHSYSPHLLSVPSDPLELVVSGPSGGSNSPPTGPPSTPGGLEDHPLNPSGSSPQSGLGRYLEALIGVSVAFVLLLFLLLFLVLRRQRQSKHKISDQRKTDFQRPAGAAEPEPKDRGLLRRSSAAADVQEENLYAAVKDTQPEDGVELDSQVRPHLILQDFSVLFPWFSASSPPSPLSEEFLDTKDTQAEEDRQMDTQAAASEDPQDVTYAQLQSLTLRREATEPPPSQEGEPPAEPSVYATLAIH, from the exons GGCTGAGTCTGGACACCAGGACCCACGTGCAGGCAG GGCCCCTCCCCAACCCCGCCCTCTGGGCTGAGCCTGGCTCTGTGATCATCCGGGGGAGCCCCGTGACCATCTGGTGTCAGGGGaccctggaggcccaggagtaCCGTCTGGATAAAGAGGGAAGCCCAGAGCCCTGGGACACACAGAaaccactggagcccaggaacAAGGCCAGATTCTCCATCCCATTCATCACAGAGCACCATGCAGGGAGATTTCGCTGTCACTATTACAGCCCTACAGGCTGGTCAGAGCGCAGTGACCCCCTGGAGCTGGTGGTGACAG GAGTCTACAGCAAACCCACCCTCTCAGTCCTGCCCAGCCCTGTGGTGGCCTCAGGAGGGAACATGACCCTCCGATGTGTCTCACAGCGGGGATATCACCATTTTGTTCTGATTGAGGAAGGAGAACACAGGCTCTGCCGGACCCTGGACTCACAGCAGCTCCACAGTGGGTGGTACCAGGCCCTGTTCCCTGTGGGCCCCGTGACCACCAGCCACAGGTGGACGTTCAGATGCTATGGATACTACAGGAACACCCCCCAGGTGTGGTCCCACCCCAGTGACCCCCTGgagcttctggcctcag GCGTGTCTAGGAAGCCCTCCCTCCTGACCCTGCAGAGCCCTGTCGTGGCCCCTGGAGAGACCCTGACCCTGCAGTGTGGCTCTGATGTTGGCTACGACAGATTTGCTCTGTACAAGGAGGGGGAACGTGACTTCCTCCAGTGCCCTGGCCAGCAGCCCCAGGCTGGGCTCTCCCAGGCCAACTTCACCCTGGGCCCTGTGAAGGGCTCCCACGGGGGCCAGTACAGATGCTACGGTACACACAACCTCTCCTTCGGGTGGTCGGCCCCCAGCGATACCCTGGACATCCTGATCGCAG GACAGTTCTATGACACGGTCTCCCTCTCGGTGCAGCCGGGCCCCACGGTGGCCTCAGGAGAGAACGTGACCCTGCTGTGTcagtcatgggggcagttccaCACTTTCCTTCTGACCAAGGAGGGGGCAGCCCATCCCCCGCTACGTCTGAGATCAAAGTACCGAGCTCATAAGTACCAGGCTGAATTCCCCTTGAGTCCTGTGACCTCAGCCCACGCGGGGACCTACAGGTGCTACGGCTCACACAGCTACAGCCCCCACCTGCTGTCTGTCCCCAGTGACCCCCTGGAGCTCGTGGTCTCAG GACCCTCTGGAGGCTCCAACTCCCCACCCACAGGGCCACCCTCCACCCCTG GAGGCCTTGAGGACCATCCCCTCAACCCCTCAGGGTCAAGTCCCCAGAGTG GTCTGGGGAGATACCTGGAGGCTTTGATTGGGGTCTCGGTGGCCTTCGTCctgctgctcttcctcctcctcttcctcgtcCTCCGACGTCAACGTCAGAGCAAACACAAGATATCGG ACCAGAGAAAGACTGATTTCCAGCGTCCTGCAGGGGCTGCAGAGCCAGAGCCCAAGGACAGGGGCCTGCTGAGGAG GTCCAGCGCAGCTGCTGACGTCCAGGAAGAAAACCTct ATGCTGCCGTGAAGGACACACAGCCTGAGGATGGGGTGGAGCTGGACAGTCAGGTGAGACCCC ATCTAATCCTGCAGGACTTCTCTGTCCTCTTCCCCTGGTTCTCAgcatcctcccctccctccccactgtcCGAGGAATTCCTGGACACAAAGGACACACAGGCGGAAGAGGACAGGCAGATGGACACTCAG GCTGCTGCATCTGAAGACCCCCAGGATGTGACCTACGCCCAGCTGCAGAGCTTGACCCTCAGACGGGAGGCAACTGAGCCTCCTCCATCCCAGGAAGGGGAACCTCCAGCTGAGCCCAGCGTCTACGCCACCTTGGCCATCCACTAG
- the LOC112613072 gene encoding leukocyte immunoglobulin-like receptor subfamily B member 3 isoform X10 — MTPALTALLCLGLSLDTRTHVQAGPLPNPALWAEPGSVIIRGSPVTIWCQGTLEAQEYRLDKEGSPEPWDTQKPLEPRNKARFSIPFITEHHAGRFRCHYYSPTGWSERSDPLELVVTGVYSKPTLSVLPSPVVASGGNMTLRCVSQRGYHHFVLIEEGEHRLCRTLDSQQLHSGWYQALFPVGPVTTSHRWTFRCYGYYRNTPQVWSHPSDPLELLASGVSRKPSLLTLQSPVVAPGETLTLQCGSDVGYDRFALYKEGERDFLQCPGQQPQAGLSQANFTLGPVKGSHGGQYRCYGTHNLSFGWSAPSDTLDILIAGQFYDTVSLSVQPGPTVASGENVTLLCQSWGQFHTFLLTKEGAAHPPLRLRSKYRAHKYQAEFPLSPVTSAHAGTYRCYGSHSYSPHLLSVPSDPLELVVSGPSGGSNSPPTGPPSTPGLGRYLEALIGVSVAFVLLLFLLLFLVLRRQRQSKHKISVLRLCPSSPRPEKD, encoded by the exons GGCTGAGTCTGGACACCAGGACCCACGTGCAGGCAG GGCCCCTCCCCAACCCCGCCCTCTGGGCTGAGCCTGGCTCTGTGATCATCCGGGGGAGCCCCGTGACCATCTGGTGTCAGGGGaccctggaggcccaggagtaCCGTCTGGATAAAGAGGGAAGCCCAGAGCCCTGGGACACACAGAaaccactggagcccaggaacAAGGCCAGATTCTCCATCCCATTCATCACAGAGCACCATGCAGGGAGATTTCGCTGTCACTATTACAGCCCTACAGGCTGGTCAGAGCGCAGTGACCCCCTGGAGCTGGTGGTGACAG GAGTCTACAGCAAACCCACCCTCTCAGTCCTGCCCAGCCCTGTGGTGGCCTCAGGAGGGAACATGACCCTCCGATGTGTCTCACAGCGGGGATATCACCATTTTGTTCTGATTGAGGAAGGAGAACACAGGCTCTGCCGGACCCTGGACTCACAGCAGCTCCACAGTGGGTGGTACCAGGCCCTGTTCCCTGTGGGCCCCGTGACCACCAGCCACAGGTGGACGTTCAGATGCTATGGATACTACAGGAACACCCCCCAGGTGTGGTCCCACCCCAGTGACCCCCTGgagcttctggcctcag GCGTGTCTAGGAAGCCCTCCCTCCTGACCCTGCAGAGCCCTGTCGTGGCCCCTGGAGAGACCCTGACCCTGCAGTGTGGCTCTGATGTTGGCTACGACAGATTTGCTCTGTACAAGGAGGGGGAACGTGACTTCCTCCAGTGCCCTGGCCAGCAGCCCCAGGCTGGGCTCTCCCAGGCCAACTTCACCCTGGGCCCTGTGAAGGGCTCCCACGGGGGCCAGTACAGATGCTACGGTACACACAACCTCTCCTTCGGGTGGTCGGCCCCCAGCGATACCCTGGACATCCTGATCGCAG GACAGTTCTATGACACGGTCTCCCTCTCGGTGCAGCCGGGCCCCACGGTGGCCTCAGGAGAGAACGTGACCCTGCTGTGTcagtcatgggggcagttccaCACTTTCCTTCTGACCAAGGAGGGGGCAGCCCATCCCCCGCTACGTCTGAGATCAAAGTACCGAGCTCATAAGTACCAGGCTGAATTCCCCTTGAGTCCTGTGACCTCAGCCCACGCGGGGACCTACAGGTGCTACGGCTCACACAGCTACAGCCCCCACCTGCTGTCTGTCCCCAGTGACCCCCTGGAGCTCGTGGTCTCAG GACCCTCTGGAGGCTCCAACTCCCCACCCACAGGGCCACCCTCCACCCCTG GTCTGGGGAGATACCTGGAGGCTTTGATTGGGGTCTCGGTGGCCTTCGTCctgctgctcttcctcctcctcttcctcgtcCTCCGACGTCAACGTCAGAGCAAACACAAGATATCGG TGCTGAGACTCTGTCCATCTTCACCCAGACCAGAGAAAGACTGA